The genomic segment CTCCAGGCGGGAGAGGTAGTCGATGGCTTCGACGAGGTTGGTTTTGCCCTGACCGTTGGCGCCAATGAACGCTGTCGCTCCGGGTTCGAGGTCAATCTCAACTGCGGCGTACGACCGGAAGTCGTGCAAGGACAGCCGGGAAACGTGCATGCGAGCTAGGCGTCCTTGGGGTCGTGCCCTGCTTCAGCTGCAGCCTGTACCGCGTGACCGCCGAACTGGTTGCGCATCGCGGCAACTGCCTGCATCGCCGGCGACTCGTCCTGACGCGACGAGAAGCGAGCGAAAAGTGACGCGGCGATCGTGTGTACGGGGACGGCGTTGTCGATCGCGGCCTCCACGGTCCACCGGCCCTCGCCTGAATCCTCGGCGTAGCCGCGAATTTTTGAGAGGCCCGGGTCCTCTTCGAGCGCCTTGACCAGCAGGTCGAGCAGCCACGAACGAACGACGGTGCCCTGGCGCCACGAATCGAAAACCGCGGTGACGTTGTCGACGATGTCGACCTTTTCGAGAAGCTCGTAGCCCTCGGCGTAGGCCTGCATCATGGCGTACTCGATGCCGTTGTGAACCATCTTGGAGAAGTGGCCCGCTCCGACGCGGCCCGCGTGCACAAATCCGGAGTCACCTTCGGGCTTGAGCGCGTCGAACACCGGCTGCACCTTGCTGATGTCGGCCTTGTCGCCACCCGCCATGAGCGCGTAGCCGTTTTCGAGACCCCAGACACCTCCGCTGACACCGCAGTCGATGTATCCGATGCCCTTTTCAGCTGCGAGCCCCGCGTGAACCTCGTCATCGGTCCAGCGTGAGTTGCCGCCGTCGATGATGACGTCGCCCTTGTCGAGCAACTCGATCAGCTCGGTGACCGTGGCGCGAGTGATGTCGCCGGCCGGGACCATGACCCAGACGACCTTGGGTGACGGGAGCTTCTCGACCATCTCGGCAAGTGACGCGACGTCGCTGACCTCGGGATTGCGGTCGTATCCGACGACGCCGACCTTCCCGTTGCGCAGGCGGGTGCGCATGTTGCCACCCATCTTGCCGAGTCCGACGAGACCGATTTCCATGGCCGAGGCCTCCAAAAGATTCAGTACTGCGAGGTTCAGTTCTGCAAACGTACGGGCATGATCAAGTAGCGGAAGGCAGCGTCGGGATCGGCGCCAATCTCCTGGACGCCCGAAATTGCTGCAGGCTTCGTGTGCTGGGTGAACGACAGGTGCACGACCGGATCGGACATGACCGCCAGACCCTCGAGCAGATAGTTCGGGTTGAAGCCGATCGAGATGTCCGCACCGTTGATCGTGGCTTCGAGTGACTCAGACGCCTGCGCCTCTTCGCCGCTGCCGGCCTCGAGGAGAAGTTGCCCGTCCGAGAAGCTCAGGCGAACAGGGGTGTTGCGCTCGGCAACCAGGGCCACGCGCTTGACCGAGTCGACGAACTGCTGAGTGTCGACATAGGCCACAGTCTCAGGCGCTGCCGCGAAAAGCTGACGTACGCGGGGGAAGTCACCCTCGAGGAGTCGAGTCGTCGTACGGCGGGTGCCGTTGCCCACCACGCCTTCGAATCCGATGAGTCCATCACCCGCGTCACCCGAGGAAACGGCGATCGTGATGTCGCCTCCAGCGGTGAGCGCACGCGCAGTCTCGCCAAGAACACGGGCCGGAACCAGCGCCTGGGCCGAGATGTCGGCCTTTTCGGGGTACCACTGCAAATCACGGAGGCTAGCGCGGAATCGATCGGTGGCCATCAGCGAGATGGTCGAGCCCTCAAGCTCGAGGCGCACACCCGTCAGCAGCGGAAGCATTTCGTCGCGACCAGCGGCAGCGCTCGCCTGGGCGACCGCAGTAGCAAAGTCGTCAGCCTTGATCGTGCCCGAAGCCGTGGGCATTTCGGGCAGCTGCGGGTATTCCTCGACCGGCATCGTCTGCAGGCTGAACCGAGCGTTGCCGCATACAACCTGAACCTTGGTTCCGTCGAGGGTGACCTCTACCGGCTTCGGCGGCAGGGACTTCACGATTTCGGCGAGCAAGCGGCCCGAAACCAGAGCGCGGCCATCAGCCGAGACTTCAGCCGGGAGCGTCGCGCGAGTGGAGGTCTCGTAGTCGAATCCCGAGAGTGTGAGTCCGTCGGAGGCCGTTTCGATGAGCAGGCCGGCCAGCACGGGGACGCTCGGACGGTTGGGCAAGCTGCGCGCCGTCCATGCGACGGCGTCCGCGAGTGTGTCGCGGTCGATGCGGAACTTCACGTGGTGGGGCCTTTCCGAAGACGGGAGCCGTGGGGATGAATCCTGCCACGCGACGTACGCGCGGAGGTAGCCAGGGGAAGGTCTGTTTTGGTCGTCCACATGTGGGACGAACTGTGACTTCCACGGGTCTTGTCGAGATATAGAAGAGTAGTCGTCGTAGTAGCGTCTGTGGATTCGGTGGAAAACCCGTTTTTGTGCTGGTCAGAGAGCATTTCGACCGGTGGACAACCTGTGGTGTTGGAGTGGGTGAACCTACGGGTGCTTGTGAACATCCGTCCGGCGTTCACACCGTGTTCACACTGGGACATCAGATGTCCACGTGACCTGAGGGTTTTCCCACAGACTCTTCCCCAGATGTGAATGGTCCCGATAGGCCATTCACGGGTCATGACTGGCGAGCCTGCTGCTTGATGCGGGCTGTGAGCTCAGTGACCTGGTTGTAGACGGCGTGCTTTTCGGCCATCAGCTTGCGAATCTTGCGATCGGCGTGCATCACCGTGGTGTGGTCACGATTGCCGAATTCCTGGCCGATCTTGGGCAGGGACATCTCGGTCAGCTCACGGCAGAGGTACATAGCGATCTGGCGTGCGAGCACCAGGTTGCGACTGCGGTTGGCACTGCACAAGTCGTCGATCGAGAACTCTGAGTAGGCAGCTGTCTGGGCCATGATCATGCCGACGGAGATGTCAGGCTCTTCACCTTCGGCGATCAGATCCTTGAGCACGATCTGGGCGAGCTGGAGATCGACCGTCGTGCCATTGAGGTTGGCGAAGGCCGTGGCACGGATGAGTGCACCTTCGAGCTCACGGATGTTGGTCTGCACCTTGCTCGCGATGAACTCGAGGACATCGGCCGGCGCGGTCAGCTTCTCGTTGGCTGCCTTCTTGCGAAGGATGGCGATACGAGTTTCGAGATCTGGGGGCAGTGTCTCCGTGGTGAGTCCCCACTCGAAGCGGTTGCGCAGACGATCGTCGAGCGTCGTGAGGTTCTTGGGCGGCCGATCCGACGTCATGACGATCTGCTTGTTCTCGTTGTGCAGCGCATTGAACGTATGGAAGAACTCGGTCTGCGTGGCTTCCTTGCGCTCGATGAACTGGATGTCATCGACCAGAAGAACGTCGATCTCGCGGTACTTGCGACGCAACGCAGACGTACGGTTCTCACCGATCGCGTTGATGACGTCGTTGACGAACTCTTCGCTGCTGACGTAGCGAACGCGTGAT from the Aeromicrobium panaciterrae genome contains:
- the gnd gene encoding phosphogluconate dehydrogenase (NAD(+)-dependent, decarboxylating), yielding MEASAMEIGLVGLGKMGGNMRTRLRNGKVGVVGYDRNPEVSDVASLAEMVEKLPSPKVVWVMVPAGDITRATVTELIELLDKGDVIIDGGNSRWTDDEVHAGLAAEKGIGYIDCGVSGGVWGLENGYALMAGGDKADISKVQPVFDALKPEGDSGFVHAGRVGAGHFSKMVHNGIEYAMMQAYAEGYELLEKVDIVDNVTAVFDSWRQGTVVRSWLLDLLVKALEEDPGLSKIRGYAEDSGEGRWTVEAAIDNAVPVHTIAASLFARFSSRQDESPAMQAVAAMRNQFGGHAVQAAAEAGHDPKDA
- the dnaA gene encoding chromosomal replication initiator protein DnaA, with amino-acid sequence MSDGQEPTPEEYLDSVWQQAVDTLSPGAKVWVYSAKPLSLHDNIMIVAVQDDLTRAQLESRVRPALEHAISMALQQETRLIVTIEPATLDRMSQQDDLSTNSQNGVAVAEDLDEDLDEDDQHEFVPSWAERKTAPPRIGSVAEARLNPRYLFENFVIGSSNRFAHAAAVAVAEAPGKAYNPLVIHGESGLGKTHLLHAIGHYVLNLYPSSRVRYVSSEEFVNDVINAIGENRTSALRRKYREIDVLLVDDIQFIERKEATQTEFFHTFNALHNENKQIVMTSDRPPKNLTTLDDRLRNRFEWGLTTETLPPDLETRIAILRKKAANEKLTAPADVLEFIASKVQTNIRELEGALIRATAFANLNGTTVDLQLAQIVLKDLIAEGEEPDISVGMIMAQTAAYSEFSIDDLCSANRSRNLVLARQIAMYLCRELTEMSLPKIGQEFGNRDHTTVMHADRKIRKLMAEKHAVYNQVTELTARIKQQARQS
- the dnaN gene encoding DNA polymerase III subunit beta; this translates as MKFRIDRDTLADAVAWTARSLPNRPSVPVLAGLLIETASDGLTLSGFDYETSTRATLPAEVSADGRALVSGRLLAEIVKSLPPKPVEVTLDGTKVQVVCGNARFSLQTMPVEEYPQLPEMPTASGTIKADDFATAVAQASAAAGRDEMLPLLTGVRLELEGSTISLMATDRFRASLRDLQWYPEKADISAQALVPARVLGETARALTAGGDITIAVSSGDAGDGLIGFEGVVGNGTRRTTTRLLEGDFPRVRQLFAAAPETVAYVDTQQFVDSVKRVALVAERNTPVRLSFSDGQLLLEAGSGEEAQASESLEATINGADISIGFNPNYLLEGLAVMSDPVVHLSFTQHTKPAAISGVQEIGADPDAAFRYLIMPVRLQN